atttccgTTACGATTTCCATTATTGATAAAGCATCCtgtttttgttatattcatttcattgataatattattttctttttcttcttttccATTTCGCCTtcttaaaattattttttttttatattccaCATTtccttcattttttattccgCTTTTTCCTACATCTACTCCATTATCATCTTTAATAGTtgcattattttcttcatcacACTTTTCAGTattctttatattcatatcaTTTTCACATTCAGTAttagatatattttctataccATTTGATTCTTctattttacatttaaCTTTATTATGCATAgaataatatgataaagaagattcattattattttttctcagaataatattatcaCTTTGCTCAGTTTCTAAACCAGTCTCATTACTAGAacctatatttataatgtcattaaaatttctattataatttggtttattttttacaaataataaatttatttcttcatttttattttcttcatttttattttcttcattttcatttttagaAATTTCCAAATCAAagtcattattattttcttcggTTTTAGAAATATctatttgttcattttcattatttttcatatttgtaatatcataataatttgaattttctctttttatacgattttttaaattgtatTTAGTGTTACTATTCCTGATtctgtttatttttacatctACCACgtttacattattttcttcgtTTCTTTGGTCATCTATATTTTCTGACAATTTATTATCCAAGTTATTGATATTTTCTTGATTAAATGcattttcttcatctaattcattttctttttcatttaaattttttttttttttttttttttcaatataattATCTTGTTTACctttaattatttcatcaatagatttttcttcttttataatttggttttcattttcttttgaaattaatttatatccCCATTTACCTCttcttctttttattatttttttagaatcaatattattaaattcattattttcatatttatagttACCATATAAATAAGACTTATTTTTAAGGCTTTTTCGACGtctttttcctttttctttttttatgacaatttcttttgtttttcgTCGTCCTCttccttttatttttccttcttttcgatttatattattattattatcttcatctatttcattattttgatcCATTTCgattatattatcataagTTTTATTTGGCtgcacattttttttagcaaattttatattatgaatattaaaataataagaatttataaaatcaaTGGCTGTCAATTTGtctttattcatatttctGTAGTAATTGTTAAACattgataatattattgaGTGTGTATCTAACAAATTATCTTTAATTCTCCAAGTTCCATTTCCTTCtatacacatatttttattttgtatctGAAAATACAatcttaaatttttaaataaacaaaaagtatatattaattttaaagaaCTTTTTAAAGTTGTTATATCATaagaaaacaaattatataacataAATTGTTCAATTGATGAATCTTTGCTAGatgttatattattaaaattaaatctTTTGCCatttagtttttttattaaatttaataatgtCCCTTCTTCTTCAATTGTTAAATATCTTTTAGCAACATTGCAAATAAACCccatattatatttttgatcaaatattattattattttttttaaattttcattttttatagagTTTGACAATGTACTACTTTCACTTGTATTATCATCATCcatctttaaaaaaaaatgtttagaaatttttatattagaCATTTTGTTAATCATATTATCTAAAGTGTTATGCCCCTCTTCATATCCATAATAATacatgttattattattactattattatcattattattactattattatcattattattactattattatcattattattactattattatcattattattactactattattattgttactactattattattgttactactattattattgttactactattattattattattgttattttttttttttccatatatgATTGGCATATTGTGTTTtccaattttatattttatatttccattatttACCAATACTGATTGAGATTTGTTTCTTCTGattcctttatttttttcatttgcattacctttttttaattttctttttcgtCGCCTTCTTCTATCTGTTTGTTTATTGTCATTTTCGAACTTAATAGATgaatattcttttatttcagTCATATTTTGATCACAACCCTTATAAGTgtctttatatttatcctCATATTCCAAAACACATAGTCggttattattatgtatacTGTTGCTATcatttattgttatttgggtattatttttatttccctGTACATCTATAATGttgtcattttttatatttgtaccgtctttaatattatttgtaataGTTGAATCAGTAGGATTAGaaagaatataattattactatAAAACACActactattattatcatcaattgttaaaaatccattttcattttttagagaatttttttctcttcGCCCTCTTTTACGAGCAactttaatattattactatttgtatttattgaattttcttgttttttattttcatagtTATTGTTGgattgaaaatttttttccattatttttaaatccattttgtttttttcctttatattaatattttcgttacccacatttattatactaTGTGCATTATCatcttcatcatttttttcgacATTGCTAGAACATAAACTAATATAACTGTTTTCTCTATTCTTATCGTTTCCAATcaaatttgtattattttcatttttcataGTATCTGTGATTGAATAATTttggatatttttttgtaaactTATTTCCATTTCAACGTTTCCCTCTAACATAATTGTCGAAGGtaaatcatttatattattttcttgaGCAAATATAAGTCCAGAATTCTTCATTTCATCATCTGTGTCTATTATCATATACTCCtgttcattattattatatttcatttcattctcatttttttctccatatttttttgtattttttgttatcaAGAAATCATTGGTTTCTTTTTGGCAATTGCTAATGTTTGTGATATtcgtattatttttatttcgattaattatttcattattataatgcTTCTTTATGCATTCATTATtcgaaatattattatttacatcgtcatttatattattactactcaaaatatataggaTTTGCTCTGCTTTTCCATCTTCATCTATTGTCCTAATAACTCGTtccttcatttttttattatgttatcattatatatataatcaatACATTTCCCCTTAATGGTGTTTACCcctcaaaaaatatatatatttatttattattttttttttataattatgaataataatttaaccAACTATACTATAGCTTGGTTTTcatgcatataaaatatttaacgAATAGTACAAaaccaaaataaaaataaacgaaaaaatatttaaaacaaaaatatatataacaaaaaaataaaacggATGTAAGCAAAAAcaatcaaataatataatatattttaaaatgagctagtgtaaatatattaatattttttcatataaaatatataaccatccaatataatattatatgtaagTGCTACATATTAAATTACATGGATATTgtattttacatttttagaTTAATAATCGAAGCGAGCCactatatcatttatttttttttttttctcttttctttttatttgctttccattaataatatgttaaaaaaaattaatattttctataaattttcataaaacatattttcaCTAATccaaatattaataaaaatacaatttaCAAGATGTTCCAATTGGTAAAATTGCGTCTAAGTATGATTTTTTCtgtttaatataaaacGAGATACGATTTAAGTTGCTcacattattttaatacatcacttagaaataaataataaataaataatccAATCCGTATgcttattatatttatttatttaatttatctttattcattttattactctaatttatttattttataaattcgaacaaatataattacCATTAATAGctgaaatattaataaatacataatatattcatataataagtCTTATGATTAAATAACTAGTTAATAAGTATAGACGTtcatatgaaaaaaatccAAATGTAATATTggtacaaataaaaaaaaaaatatatatatatatatatatatatatatatatatatatatatatatatatttatttattaaaataataagtttttaaaattgcaaaaaattgattattattttattattattattattattattattattattattattattattattattattattattattatcaatattattattattattatcattctAGCAATTTACAAGTAAAAGGTAATATCATGTTTGGcccatttaatttttcttaaaaatttattacatcataaaatttttagattacatatatttttgcatataaaataaatgaatataccAAATTTGCAATGTTACATCGTTATTCCCCAATATGctacataaataataccATAGTCAAATAtactaataaatatacagaTTAATACTAAAACACcgaaatatgttttatattgaCTTATAAAGTTACACcttttaaatgaaaataacttgatatatttcaaattctttcctttttattCTATATAGGTTTTATTACAACactttaaattatttaatttatccaTCCCGTTTTTTACATAGTTCGTATATGGCCTTAGTTATATTCGCTAAATAactatttcttttttttaactgtTTATACATACAATATCCATAAATTTCttcatattaattttgtatatatatatatatatattaatgtgTTTCTTATTTAAGTTATGCTTTATTTGGCTGTCTTTAATACTCATTTGTGTCTTTTTCCGCCcatcataaatattttaaaattaatgtataaagccttatatatacttattaAGTTTTTTAAGTATTTTTACTGTacagtaataaaaaatttatatataaaaaaataagtatacattttttaaattactATATTCGTTCtttttatgtaatattGTAAAAGTTCCAGTAAGTATAAATCCTATATGTTGCAACATTTTAGCaatattacataaaaaGAACGAATATAgtatttttacaataatCTTTCAGTCTATTTAATTAACTAAATAACACCATACATATCTTTacttatttacattttccttttattCTAGGAAATGCATTTCAGTCAGCAAACGTcttcataaatataatatccttttaatttataacttaaaaaaatatactacATCAAAATTAGTATTTCTAAATAAGCTATCCTGCTTTTTATTATCcccttatatatatccatatttttttatttataaaccCGTATGCATAAAACTGTTGCCCTTTAAATAAAGGATCAGCTATGTATACCTAACTGTCAAATTATACATAGTAATATGCAATTGTTCTTTTAATATGTCCAAAAACTAAAAAGTACAATCACAAGTATTTATGattaataacaattttaatcttatgtcttttttatttttataataaaacgATTTTTTTAAGCTAGATATTTGCTTCGCAATGaaggaaataatttttttttatgatcaagcaatatttttttagaaaatatttagctcaaaatataaaaataaatatttttttaacgcatattttgaaaatttatggaaaaaatgtgataactcattatttttatttcc
The DNA window shown above is from Plasmodium berghei ANKA genome assembly, chromosome: 7 and carries:
- a CDS encoding SET domain protein, putative, translated to MKERVIRTIDEDGKAEQILYILSSNNINDDVNNNISNNECIKKHYNNEIINRNKNNTNITNISNCQKETNDFLITKNTKKYGEKNENEMKYNNNEQEYMIIDTDDEMKNSGLIFAQENNINDLPSTIMLEGNVEMEISLQKNIQNYSITDTMKNENNTNLIGNDKNRENSYISLCSSNVEKNDEDDNAHSIINVGNENINIKEKNKMDLKIMEKNFQSNNNYENKKQENSINTNSNNIKVARKRGRREKNSLKNENGFLTIDDNNSSVFYSNNYILSNPTDSTITNNIKDGTNIKNDNIIDVQGNKNNTQITINDSNSIHNNNRLCVLEYEDKYKDTYKGCDQNMTEIKEYSSIKFENDNKQTDRRRRRKRKLKKGNANEKNKGIRRNKSQSVLVNNGNIKYKIGKHNMPIIYGKKKNNNNNNNSSNNNNSSNNNNSSNNNNSSNNNDNNSNNNDNNSNNNDNNSNNNDNNSNNNNMYYYGYEEGHNTLDNMINKMSNIKISKHFFLKMDDDNTSESSTLSNSIKNENLKKIIIIFDQKYNMGFICNVAKRYLTIEEEGTLLNLIKKLNGKRFNFNNITSSKDSSIEQFMLYNLFSYDITTLKSSLKLIYTFCLFKNLRLYFQIQNKNMCIEGNGTWRIKDNLLDTHSIILSMFNNYYRNMNKDKLTAIDFINSYYFNIHNIKFAKKNVQPNKTYDNIIEMDQNNEIDEDNNNNINRKEGKIKGRGRRKTKEIVIKKEKGKRRRKSLKNKSYLYGNYKYENNEFNNIDSKKIIKRRRGKWGYKLISKENENQIIKEEKSIDEIIKGKQDNYIEKKKKKKNLNEKENELDEENAFNQENINNLDNKLSENIDDQRNEENNVNVVDVKINRIRNSNTKYNLKNRIKRENSNYYDITNMKNNENEQIDISKTEENNNDFDLEISKNENEENKNEENKNEEINLLFVKNKPNYNRNFNDIINIGSSNETGLETEQSDNIILRKNNNESSLSYYSMHNKVKCKIEESNGIENISNTECENDMNIKNTEKCDEENNATIKDDNGVDVGKSGIKNEGNVEYKKKIILRRRNGKEEKENNIINEMNITKTGCFINNGNRNGNNNGALIKKGVFCNSMTLIKRRRRKRRISKKAKIQKSIEKENEQIGRKRRRRRKNINPDESCTEDVIKLENVSIMLLERIKNNYKMLIENNELNKKKQEMKQYNNNNNNAKHHANTKTYNYIDNRDDSGYLNDKNRENEASNAEGSHKYNVNRNCLESGSVVNNNNTSCNTIGIIDVDNSFRTQNNEIMLASNTNEGIQYPNTNSRVLQDNISNNFEGKLNGNENVNNQNQNNESNINTVIYESNNIMENKGNCNNSITNLNKINYTNFQNDIIKTELSEKEKKHMLTIDSIYNSNFNILDIKVNTHFSHNYHIALFFLCKYTSYNLFLHPINKNEHIVSSIILNSKNDILTDNGNCFVLKYLLSFLSNKISSLRKCYANALYNSYLLQMPIRIFRHNNLKTKYGPNYGIRYDGIYKIANAFTVNDYSTLEYKRDILYVFKRLYMDKCFIPSNCRFYNSIYERKKNLDEKNSVSINVFFKNEIIMTLRVPYIKNYKSTAFTNFNHIYKFIRKKCITENIATEWLNSDVRIYEECMKEYKQMKVKDSGVNSKINQSVLVDNIKGNETNNDPISIYQHNEEENKRKQNANKNDFNGKYPFWCLGKYLPMVLMLETLCFEKEINENKMIRTKNLKNLNISIKKCEISINCELAKRPAHLFIPIKNKEAISAYIELKKPFDDNWNPYEDLSAGKEKFKIPVENDVDNELPPMNFTYVNKTIFFSRLPPYNLLPLCSGCTPQNYNKKDFDEIYINGYCKALKHKRTNEIYCDGNKNYDINDFNVLAACSGNCLCDPLKCINKFPEGLHYPVKVVKTVDIGWDIVACSHIKANSLIMHYVGEITTRKEMISREHEYDKKGYFNYFIETAEVDETYADDWKIPCIDALFISNVARFLNHSCEPNVNVITIWRGDSYPSVGVFSSRDISPNEPLKYHYGINYKNIKCMCRSKKCKGYIG